The proteins below come from a single Tachypleus tridentatus isolate NWPU-2018 chromosome 13, ASM421037v1, whole genome shotgun sequence genomic window:
- the LOC143239728 gene encoding uncharacterized protein LOC143239728: MCRFCYVCLDKVDKHQYNKHQKTSYCWKNIKKKSRSGMKFWRVLARVFVYIQTKKRIVYTSNLKYETQDVLRNLGGQFSLWLGISLTFTFKRTVQLMKDIFVKFWKGKRSLKVSPDPSSGSSKNVFDVQQTDVVFLTNTQLGLADIYHT; encoded by the exons ATGTGCagattttgttatgtttgtttagaCAAAGTCGATAAACATCAGTATAACAAACACCAGAAGACATCGTATTGTTGGAAAAATATCAAG AAAAAGAGTCGTTCAGG AATGAAGTTTTGGAGAGTATTAGCAAGAGTATTTGTCTATATTCAAACTAAGAAAAGAATTGTCTACACCAGTAACCTTAAATACGAG ACCCAGGACGTGTTGAGGAATCTCGGAGGTCAATTTAGTCTGTGGCTGGGCATTTCCCTCACTTTTACCTTCAAAAGAACCGTACAGCTTATGAAAGATATCTTTGTTAAGTTCTGGAAAGGAAAACGTTCATTGAAGGTTTCTCCAGATCCGTCATCAGGAAGTTCCAAGAACGTCTTCGATGTCCAACAGACTGACGTTGTTTTCTTAACTAATACGCAATTAGGCCTAGCAGATATATATCATACTTAG